GACTACAGGGATCTCATAGACTGATGCAGCTTCTCAAGCAGTTCTCCAAAGAGTACAGCCTCTTTCTTGCCATAGTCACTTTCATAGGTATCAGCCACTTCGAACACACCCTGGTACAAAGCACGGCAGGCAACCTCATCGGACTTGGTATCCTTTTTGTGGTCATCATCTATGCAGCCATGTCAGTTGCACACCATGCAGAAATGCTTGCAGAGAAGTTCGGAGAACCCTACGGTACGCTTATCCTGACCATGTCGGCGGTGATCGTGGAGATCGTCATCATTGTCATAATGATGATGCATGCACATAATCCTGATCTTGCCCGTGACACCATCTACTCGGCAATAATGCTTGACATCAACGGACTTCTGGGACTTGCCGCTATCATTGGAGGCCTCAAGTACGGCGAACAGCCCTACAATGTCGACTCATCCAACTCATACCTCGCCATGCTCCTGACCGCCATTGGTGTGGCTATGGTACTGCCCGAGTTCATTGACCCTGTATATCACAACAGATTCATGATGTTTAATGTCGTGGTCTTCATTTTCCTCTATATCATCTTTACCCGTGTACAGCTTATGTCACACAAGTACTTCTTTGAATACAAAGGAGAAGGTCACTGTGAAGAGGGAAAAGAATGTGAAGTGCACCCCGAAATAAATGCATGGTATCATTCCGTCAACCTGGTTATTTCCATCATTGTCATCGGTGTCCTGGCCGAGATACTCTCTGTATTCATGGGAAACACTCTCGATACGTTTGGCCTTCCCATGGCTATCGGAGCCGTTGGCGTTGCCGTCATTTCGGCCGCACCGGAACTGATTACCGCCGTAAGGGCCGCCATCGACAACCGCATGCAGACGGTCATCAACATCGCGCTTGGCGCCTCGCTCGCTACCGTGCTTCTGACCATTCCTGCCGTCATCATCGTATCGAAATACCTCGGTCTGGAACTCAACCTCTCTTTGACCCCGGTACAGACTATGATGATAGCACTGACCCTTCTGGTGAGCATGGTCAATTTCAATGACGGAGAGACGAATGTCCTGGAAGGATTCCTGCACTTCATCCTCTTTGTCGTATTTGTCTTTTTGCTATTCGTATAAAGCAAGCCTTATCGGAAAAGTGTCATCAGTTTCCCCAAAGGTTCTTCATCGGTAAAGATCTTCACTGAACGTATATCGTAACGGGCAAAATGTTCCGCCAGTTTTGCATCGTTCTCCTCCAGTCTTGCACGGTAGCGCAGAATGCTTTTTCTGCCAAAATAGGTATCGGTCTGTTCCGGACTTTTAGGATCACGCAGAGTCACTTCTCCCAGCTTTTTGGGGAATTCCTCTTCTCGATGCCGTATGATCACAGCGATCACTTCATGTTTCTGTGCCAGTAAAGAAAGATCGAGTTTTTCAAGGAAATCTCCCAGTATGAATACCAAGGAGGCTTTGTGCAGACGGGCAAAGAGATCCTTCAAAGCATGTTCTACATCTATTTCTGTACCGAGCAGAGGAGTTTCATACAGTCTTTCGGAAAAGTGTTCCACGTGAAAGAGTTGTTTAGTCGGAGGGGTCAGCAGAGTCTCTTTCCGGGTATAGCCGATACCGGTAAAGATATCCCCGTTAACCTGTGCCGCATAGGAAAGCAGTGCGGCTGTCTCGGTAAGTTTCTTCTGTTTGTCGTTATCCGTTCCAAAATAGAGCGAACCATCCATCAAAGCAGCTACCACCACAGAGAGTTCACGGTTGGCATGCAGCTCTTTAATGTAGGGTTTACCCAGCTTGGCAGTGATAGTCCAGTTGATCTTCCGGATGTCATCTCCCATCTGATACTCACGCAGCTCCGAGAAATCATATCCTTCCCCATGCAGTTTGGAGAGATTGTTACCACTCAAAAGTGTATAGACCTGATGACGGGCTTTAAGCTGGAGCGCCTTTAATGCGGTATTCATGCGAATACCTTTTTAATGAAAAGCTCCATCAAGGTATCGGCAGTGTCTCAACGATCGCACTGATAACCTCATCCGTACTCACGCCTTTGGCCCTTGCCTCGTAGGAAAGTACGATGCGGTGACGCAGGACATTGTGTATCATGTATCCTATGTCTGCAGGGGTAACGAAATCGTTCCCGCGCAGAAAGGCTTTCGCTTTGGCTGCCTTGTAGAGATCTATGGAGGCCCTGGGGCTTACACCGTACATAATATCATCTGCAATTTTTTCAAGACCGAATTTTTCCGGATCCCTGGTCGCAGAGATGAGCTGGACAATGTACTGTTCCAGTTCTTTGTCTATGTGAATGTCATAGATGGCTTTCTGCAACTGGGCGATCTCCGCTTTCTCAATTACCTGCCGTACTTCTCCAAAACCGTTCTGGGCACCCTTGCGCATAATCTCCAGCTCCTCCTCTTCGGAGTTATGGTGCACGACGATCTTCATCATAAATCTGTCGAGCTGCGCTTCGGGCAGCGCATAGACACCCTCCTGCTCGATGGGGTTCTGTGTCGCCATAACCAGGAAGGGAGATTCAAGTTTGAAAGTCTCTTCGGCAATGGTCACCTGACGTTCCTGCATCACTTCAAGCAGAGCGGACTGTACTTTGGCCGGAGCACGATTGATCTCATCGGCAAGCAGAAGATTGGTAAAAAGCGGGCCTTTCTTGATACTGAATGTATGGTCCTGCGGGTTGTAGATCTGTGCACCGATGATGTCCGAGGGGAGAAGGTCGGGCGTGAACTGAATCCGTTTGAAGTCGAGGCCGATCGCTTTGGCAAGGGCATTGATCGTAGTAGTCTTCGCCAGTCCCGGTACCCCCTCGACCAGGATATGCCCGTCACAAAGCAAACCGACAAGCAGCCCTTCTATCATAACGTCCTGACCGATGACCGCTTTGCCCAGTTCTGTTTTAAGTAATGCTATTTTTTTGTTCATATTTTCTTCTCCTTTAAAACAAGCAAAGCTTCTTTTAAATTCCTCTCACTAAAGCTTCGTCTTTGACTCAGATATTTCATATTATCTTCTCCAATACTTCCTGTTTGATTTGTTTGAAATTGGTCTTTCCTTTGCCATACAGGCTTTTTTCCAAAGCATTGATAGCCTTTTCAAACCGTTTACTGTCCACTGCCATCAGCAGTTGCATCAGTGCTTTCTCATCTTTGCAGGCTTCCGCCTTCTCTATGAGAGGATCAATCTTCTCAGCCGTGACTTTACGTTTCCATTTTAGTGATATGGCGGTCATGTAGCCTGCAAAAAAGACCACGATGTACCCCAGAAGAGAACCGAGCCAGGAGAAGTCAAAATGCAGGGGCTTGGGATTGTCTGTTTTGTCAAGCAGTTCCTTTACATCTGCCGGAGTGATCTCAAAATGCTGTTTGGGTATGGTCAACGCATACGCTTTCTTTGACACAGGATCAAAGGCATGAAGCTGGAGCGGGGGAAGGTCGAAACTTTTATCATGGGAGAGGGCCATAATATAAGTGACCCTGTATTTCAGATGATCTTTCATCGGTATTTTCTGTACAAGGGGTTTTTGCGTGAAAAGTGTAAAATTGTCTCCGTCCGGATAGAGCCGTTCCAGTACGGGAGGGTACCCCTCACCTTCCAAAATGATTTTTATTGCAATGGGTTCATAGCTTTGTGCCTGATGTTTTTTGATCTCATATGAGAGTTTGAAATCACCGACAAGCTGTGTGCTTTTTGGCAGTGCATTGACATGCAGCGGGATTGGAGATACATCGACCTTGCGGTCCTTGGTCTCGAGCTTTTTAAAATCGTCACGATCTCCGGAAAAGGAGTAGGCCACTTTCTCCTCATCGGTCACCCGCTCGACAAGATCGAAGGAGACATTAATATCCCCTGTCCTTAACGGATAGAGTATATAACGGTAGTGTATCCTGGCATGGTGCAGGGTATTGTCCTGTGTCGAGTCGATCTGCTCCACGAGGAAGGCATCGTTCTTTTCAATGCCGAAGTGAAAGAAAAGTACCACATCCTCATTGGTCTGGTTCAGGTCTATACTCAGCAGCAACGGCTCCTTCTCATACGCGTTCTGCTTGCTGATGTGAAAGTCGTAAACGAAGTTCTCTCCATGAAGCAGCATGAAAGCGAACAGGAAGAGGAGTACGACCCTACCAGGGATGTGTTTCATGAATGTATCCTTTATTGATAAGCTCATAGACCTTGGAACTCAGCAGCTGCTGTTCTGCCTTGGAATCGAGCAGCAGTTTGCGCTTCGCCTGCTCTTTTTTGCTCTTGCTGTTCTCTCCTCCGCTGCCGCTGCCTGAACTGGGCTGGTCCTCATCCCGGCTCTTTTTGCTACTCTCTTCCTGCTCTGCGCTTTTGGAGGCTCCGCTGTTCTGCGACTTGGGATGGGCAATACCCAGACCGGCGGACTTTTTGTCCGCCAGCAGGGCCACAAGTTTCAGGTTCGCTTTGGCATCCCTATCGTCTCCAAGCTGTAAAGCCTTAGTATAGTATATTTTGGCTTTTTCATACGCCTCTTTCCCGGCATAGCAGTTGGCCATATTGTAATAGAGCTTCTGTTTCACCCGTACGGAAGTGCTTCGGATAGAGGCATAGACCTTCAGTGCTTTGTCATACGCCCCCTCTCTGTAATAAATATTTCCCAGGGCAAAACGGCTCTGCAGAGAAGGTATCTCCACACTTTTGAGGTAGGCTTTCGACGCATTGAAGTCTCCTGCACGGTAACTGCTGTATGCCTTGTTCAAACGGTATCCGTCCAGCATGGAAGCTTCCGCATGTATACCCAAAAGGGCCAGGGCGATCACCAAAAAACGCACAGCGCGGGTATGCAACATCATAAAGAGCATCACAGCAAGGAAGAGCGGAACCTGATAGAGTTCCGTATAGCGATGCTGTTTCTTCGTGATCATCTCTGTGCTTTCTGTCTGTTCTTTCAGGGCCTTGTATACCCTGTCAGCCGTGGCTTCCGGGGTGGAAGCAGCAGTCAGATACGTTCCCTCTGTCTCGGAAGCCAACGCTTCGAGCATCGGATTGATACGGGAAATGACCAGATGTCCCTCTTTGTCTTTCAGAAGGGAACCGTCAGGGTTCTCCACCGTCATCCCCTCTTTGGTACCCAGTGCCAGTATCGCCAGCTTTATACCCGAACGCCTGATCTGTTCGGCAAGCCCCTCAAGGTCACTTTCTTCCCCGCCATCTGTCATCAGCAGCAGATTCTTCTCACTTTCCGGCATGGAGGCAACTTTTTGGAAAAGCTTTTTAAGGGAGGTCCCTCTGGTCAGGATATACTCCGGGTTCAGGCTCTTGAGTGCGACCTCTATCATCCGGTGGTCCGTCGTAGGAGGGGAGAGCAGCAGAGGATTGCTTGTAAAAGCGATCAGCATGATATTGTCCGCCTCGTTCTTTTTCAGCAGTGAATCAATGGTCTCTTTGGCAAAGATGTAACGGTCAGGCTTCAGGTCTTTCGCACGCATGGAATAGGAGATATCCAGTGCGATGACATATTCCTGTGCCTCGATGGGACTCTCTTCCACCCCCTCTATAAAAACAGGACGGCTGAGTGCCAGCACGATAAGGAAAAGGATGATCAGATGCACCGTCTCAGTAAGCTTCT
This DNA window, taken from Sulfurovum lithotrophicum, encodes the following:
- a CDS encoding AAA family ATPase, which codes for MNKKIALLKTELGKAVIGQDVMIEGLLVGLLCDGHILVEGVPGLAKTTTINALAKAIGLDFKRIQFTPDLLPSDIIGAQIYNPQDHTFSIKKGPLFTNLLLADEINRAPAKVQSALLEVMQERQVTIAEETFKLESPFLVMATQNPIEQEGVYALPEAQLDRFMMKIVVHHNSEEEELEIMRKGAQNGFGEVRQVIEKAEIAQLQKAIYDIHIDKELEQYIVQLISATRDPEKFGLEKIADDIMYGVSPRASIDLYKAAKAKAFLRGNDFVTPADIGYMIHNVLRHRIVLSYEARAKGVSTDEVISAIVETLPIP
- a CDS encoding calcium:proton antiporter; translation: MQLLKQFSKEYSLFLAIVTFIGISHFEHTLVQSTAGNLIGLGILFVVIIYAAMSVAHHAEMLAEKFGEPYGTLILTMSAVIVEIVIIVIMMMHAHNPDLARDTIYSAIMLDINGLLGLAAIIGGLKYGEQPYNVDSSNSYLAMLLTAIGVAMVLPEFIDPVYHNRFMMFNVVVFIFLYIIFTRVQLMSHKYFFEYKGEGHCEEGKECEVHPEINAWYHSVNLVISIIVIGVLAEILSVFMGNTLDTFGLPMAIGAVGVAVISAAPELITAVRAAIDNRMQTVINIALGASLATVLLTIPAVIIVSKYLGLELNLSLTPVQTMMIALTLLVSMVNFNDGETNVLEGFLHFILFVVFVFLLFV
- a CDS encoding VWA domain-containing protein encodes the protein MSILHPGFLWLLLPLGILFFYRDKKLTETVHLIILFLIVLALSRPVFIEGVEESPIEAQEYVIALDISYSMRAKDLKPDRYIFAKETIDSLLKKNEADNIMLIAFTSNPLLLSPPTTDHRMIEVALKSLNPEYILTRGTSLKKLFQKVASMPESEKNLLLMTDGGEESDLEGLAEQIRRSGIKLAILALGTKEGMTVENPDGSLLKDKEGHLVISRINPMLEALASETEGTYLTAASTPEATADRVYKALKEQTESTEMITKKQHRYTELYQVPLFLAVMLFMMLHTRAVRFLVIALALLGIHAEASMLDGYRLNKAYSSYRAGDFNASKAYLKSVEIPSLQSRFALGNIYYREGAYDKALKVYASIRSTSVRVKQKLYYNMANCYAGKEAYEKAKIYYTKALQLGDDRDAKANLKLVALLADKKSAGLGIAHPKSQNSGASKSAEQEESSKKSRDEDQPSSGSGSGGENSKSKKEQAKRKLLLDSKAEQQLLSSKVYELINKGYIHETHPW
- a CDS encoding BatD family protein, coding for MKHIPGRVVLLFLFAFMLLHGENFVYDFHISKQNAYEKEPLLLSIDLNQTNEDVVLFFHFGIEKNDAFLVEQIDSTQDNTLHHARIHYRYILYPLRTGDINVSFDLVERVTDEEKVAYSFSGDRDDFKKLETKDRKVDVSPIPLHVNALPKSTQLVGDFKLSYEIKKHQAQSYEPIAIKIILEGEGYPPVLERLYPDGDNFTLFTQKPLVQKIPMKDHLKYRVTYIMALSHDKSFDLPPLQLHAFDPVSKKAYALTIPKQHFEITPADVKELLDKTDNPKPLHFDFSWLGSLLGYIVVFFAGYMTAISLKWKRKVTAEKIDPLIEKAEACKDEKALMQLLMAVDSKRFEKAINALEKSLYGKGKTNFKQIKQEVLEKII
- a CDS encoding DUF58 domain-containing protein; this encodes MNTALKALQLKARHQVYTLLSGNNLSKLHGEGYDFSELREYQMGDDIRKINWTITAKLGKPYIKELHANRELSVVVAALMDGSLYFGTDNDKQKKLTETAALLSYAAQVNGDIFTGIGYTRKETLLTPPTKQLFHVEHFSERLYETPLLGTEIDVEHALKDLFARLHKASLVFILGDFLEKLDLSLLAQKHEVIAVIIRHREEEFPKKLGEVTLRDPKSPEQTDTYFGRKSILRYRARLEENDAKLAEHFARYDIRSVKIFTDEEPLGKLMTLFR